A single genomic interval of Oryza sativa Japonica Group chromosome 7, ASM3414082v1 harbors:
- the LOC4342842 gene encoding uncharacterized protein, giving the protein MNTRPVVLVFLLLVLVITSQFEWKQQIGDAAADPADARRRHQGLAKEDAVKEKIIFSQEKNIQQLNELIESLQRQLLHCRGSNNTVHTTTVSHTEVSEVDGQESIDD; this is encoded by the exons ATGAACACGAGGCCGGTGGTGCTCGTCTTCCTCCTGCTGGTGCTCGTCATCACGTCGCAGTTCGAGTGGAAGCAGCAGAtcggggacgccgccgccgaccccgccgaCGCGCGCCGCAGGCACCAGGGCCTCGCCAAGGAGGACGCCGTCAAGGAGAAG ATAATATTTTCTCAGGAGAAAAATATTCAACAACTTAACGAGCTTATTGAGAGCCTTCAGCGGCAGCTCCTGCATTGCCGTGGTAGCAACAACACTGTCCACACCACAACAGTTTCTCATACTGAAGTTAGTGAGGTGGACGGGCAGGAAAGCATTGATGATTGA
- the LOC107277609 gene encoding uncharacterized protein, whose translation MCDECCCTCSNNCRDGLIVCGIVFGTLLLAVLISAFGFVRQPTFVVDDASLTRFNLSAAASSIAYNLTLKLVVHNRNWAMSVKNTKPMDAEYKFDGQPFERIQLADKGDKLGPGKTVVHRLSSGSEGAIVPALGNAGAQEYRKESAKGTFEVEVAIAGEVRYTARLTKCKIEATCPLKLQLAPPGTTSVAFQKVKCKLTKPEKNC comes from the coding sequence atgTGCGACGAGTGCTGCTGCACCTGCAGCAACAACTGTAGGGACGGGCTCATCGTGTGCGGCATCGTCTTTGgcaccctcctcctcgccgtgctCATCTCCGCGTTCGGCTTCGTCCGCCAGCCCACcttcgtcgtcgacgacgcctCCCTGACGCGGTTCaacctgtcggcggcggcgtcgtcgatcGCCTACAACCTCACCCTGAAGCTGGTCGTCCACAACCGCAACTGGGCGATGTCCGTCAAGAACACCAAGCCCATGGACGCCGAGTACAAGTTCGACGGCCAGCCGTTCGAGCGGATCCAGCTCGCCGACAAGGGCGACAAGCTCGGCCCCGGCAAGACGGTGGTGCACCGGCTGTCGTCCGGCAGCGAGGGCGCGATCGTCCCGGCGCTGGGCAACGCCGGCGCCCAGGAGTACAGGAAGGAGAGCGCCAAGGGGACGTTCGAGGTGGAGGTGGCGATCGCCGGCGAGGTGAGGTACACGGCGAGGCTCACCAAGTGCAAGATCGAGGCGACGTGCCCGCTCAAGCTGCAGCTCGCGCCGCCGGGCACCACCTCCGTGGCGTTCCAGAAGGTCAAGTGCAAGCTCACCAAGCCGGAGAAGAACTGCTAG